DNA from Equus asinus isolate D_3611 breed Donkey chromosome 17, EquAss-T2T_v2, whole genome shotgun sequence:
TTAACCAAGCTTCTTATATCCTCACTCTccttaatctttttgttttcaggaCTGATTCAGACTCTAACAAACAGAAACCATGTTGCtgtcagagagaaataaaactgggGCCACGTTCACTCTCTTGGGCTTCTCAGATTTCCCAGAACTGCAAATCCCtctcttcttgatttttctggCCATCTACAGTGTCACTGTTGTAGGGAATATTGGGATGAttgtaataatcaaaattaaCCCCAAACTACACACCCCTATGTGCTTTTTCCTCAGCCACCTTTCATTTGTGGATTTCTGCTATTCCTCCATCATTACTCCCAAGACCCTGGTGAACCTAGTTGTAGAAGACAGAACAATTTCATTTATAGGATGTGTAGTACAATTGTTTTTCTGTACTACCTTTGCAGTAACTGAATTCTTTTTATTAGCTGTGATAGCCTATGATTGCTTTGTGGCCATTTGTAACCCTCTGCTCTACACATTTGCCATGTCCCAGAAACTCTGTGCCGTGCTAGTGGTCAGATCATATGCATGGGGAGTAGCTTGTTCCTTGATATTCACATGTTCCGCAATCAAGTTATCATTTCAAGGTTTCAACACaattaatcatttcttctgtgaattctcCTCATTGCTGTCCGTCTCTTGCTCTGATACTTGTGTCAACCAAttgctgcttttcatttttgccaCCTTGAATGGGGTCAGCACACTACTCATCATTCTCATGTCTTATGTGTTTATCATTGTCAACATCCTCAAAATGCATTCAGCCGGTGGGCGCtgcaaagccttctccacctgtgcctcaCACCTGACCACCATTACTATCTTCTACTGCACCATGCTCTTCCTCTCCTGTGTGCCCAACTCCAAAAACTCCAGGCGCACAAAGTGGCATCTGTGTTTTACACCGTGGTGATCCCCATGTTGAATCCTCTGACCTACAGTCTGAGAAATAAGGATGTCAAGGCTACAGTAAGCAAAATAGTGGACAGTAAACTATTTCCTtattaagaatattattttagggtcggcctggtggcgcagcgggtgagtgcgcatgttccacttcttggtggcatGGGGTTcgaaggttcagatcccggctgcggatatggcactgcttggcaggccatgctgtgttggcatcccacatataaagcagaggaagatcggcacggatgttagctctgggccagtcttcctcagccaaaagaggaggactggaagtagttagctcagggctaatcttcctcaaaaaaacaagaaagaaagagaaaaggaatattattttagTAGAGTTTGTCCCtgacatgtaaataaatactGCACataaaagttgattttaaagaaaCCTTTACAATTATGAAGAGTTAATCTTGTATAATGGAAAGATCATGGATTTTGGTTCAAACAGAGTAAACTTGGCTCTGTCTCTTACTGGAAAATAAGACAGCCATCTCTCTCATCTTGAATTTTTCATCTACAAAATTGAGATAACATAAAATAGCTCTTAACCtgactgtgaagattaaaaggCTATATGAATATCATGTGTAAAACCTTGTATAATCTCAATAAACAATTTTGTCCTCTTTATTATGCATGTAATACACTAcgctttcaataaatatgtgaatatctcTCACAAAAGTACCAATAGCAGTTAAAATACAACTAGTTTTCATCCTTCAACGAATGTAAAATCCAGTGTGGACAGTAGGGCAGTGAAGAAAGTGACCTTTGTCTaaggtagaaaataataaatatcatagagaatttgagagaaagaaaagtttcaaatccATTTAAAGACTTTAGAGAAATTCCTTCATAAAATAGATATTGTTTGAATTTGTCCTTGGATAACAGAACAGACACAATTTTAGGAGACACATTTCAACAAGCTTTGTTGAGAAGACAGAAGCATGGTAAGATCAAGGAAACCAAAATGTAGTACTGAGTCAATGATGCAGCAGTTTTTTTATTGAGCAAATACTTTATagcatgcatgtatgtgtattcgtgtgtgtgtgtatttttgtgtataCAGGTTACTTGGAATGAATGGAAAGTTGGTAATATGTGATCTGTATTCTGAATGGGTTTCAAAGGAGCTCCTGTATGGCAGGATGATAAGCTGTGATAGGCTCCACCAGAGCCTGAGAAATAGTAGAGTGgatctcaaaaaatattatagGCAAAAAGTAAGCAGGATGAGTGTCTACCCAATCTGTATTTTATGCTATCATTTTGCCTATAACCCGTCAAAAACATGATCAGttctttatgattcttttttctgaacaTCAGTGTAATCTCTGAATCCTCAACTGAACATCCACCTTAAAAAAAAGTGTGGGGTATGCCTAgaggcatagcagttaagttagcgctctccacttcagcagcctgggtccaccggttcggatccctggtacagacctatgcactgcttatcaagccatgctgtagcaggtgtcccacatataacatagaggaagatgggcacggatgttagctcagggccaatcttcctcaaaaaaaaaaaaatcctgtttggaGTTGCCTCAAGTGTTGAAAATTAATCAGCTATGTAACTTCattcaaaataaagtgaaaaccaGGCAGTCATTAGCGTTAAGACCTATTTCACCtggtaaataaaaaatactagatTTCTCTAACATCAATAACTCACTTTTGCTTGAATGTCTTGTAAACCCTTTTGCTTCTCTTTACTCAATGTGTCTACATAAAATTCCAAGCTAGTCATCAGtataatggaagaaataaatttccaagtGTGTTTTGGTAAGGCAGAACAACTAAGGTGGGGGATAATTTTATATGGATTCAAAACACTTATTTGGAatgttcatattattttaaacttATGATCATTATCAAAATGTTGCATTCATGTATATTATATgataagaaatcaatgaaacaaccCCATTGTACggaaagataaaatatgtaagaaaCAGTGTTTTGGATATTGGATGTCGGATGAAGGAATGCTTTTCTCTTCTATTGACTTCTGTTTCTCTAGGTATTCACAAATTTCTTGTTTCGTACATATTTAGCAATTAcacaatttctaattttctttgaaattaaaaaattatttatattaatcttAAATTGAATTCATGATGATTAATGCCTCTttatagagaattttattttacttctgtcctGCTTGGAACAAGGATGACCACATTTTGTGGTAGAACTAACGCAACCCATTTTGCTTTTACTTTGAGGAAATCACGGCATATGATATTTAAATGACCTGGCCCATTGTTGATGGAATTAATGCAATCATTCAAGACTCCAGACACATCAGATGTACAATTTCCACTAAATACCAGCATACAgtcatattgttttcattttcaatttgtgACATTTCAGATTCTTTATGGTAGATTCTGTAGCTTCTATGTAGAACATGAGTTACGTTAGTAGCCTTCACATTTTTTGGTCATGTACTTCTCaagaatttaattttacatataaaatatttcatcatgaATTTAGCAGCAAAATGTGTAATTTGCAGTGCATAGCATGATCTgtttaaaagacataaataatatctgaaaaaGCTTTGTGCCTTTCCTTCTCTTGAACTTATATTCAATCCTACTCTCCCCACTGAACATTACAATTTTATTAATCAGAttcatactttttatttcatgatGCTTTTGGGAAAATcagaagtttttctttctgtattgagTTAACCTTGTAATGATTCAATAATAATTGCACcactaattaaaaatataattgcattGAAAATTTGGATAAATataattaatcaaaattaaaaaatattttaggacaTATTTCTTCATATGATTAATATTATGAGTATATGtctgcattatttattttgattaattaatGTATCCTTGGAAAGACATCACTTAATTTTAGAAAGCAAGAGGGTTCAGAatcatttctatttccattttgtaaaaatgaaaatactgagaCTATTCGgtcatattaaatgtaaatgagactAGAAATTCTGCCAGAAATAGTGCTTTAATAGGAATATCACTCAACTCTTTCAACTCCATCCAAGTTATGTGACAATTTGTCACAATGatctttcatgaaaatatttttcaataatgcattaaacaaaattagattGTCTTCCAATTTTGCTAAGGgtcaaaattttggaaattatatcTTTCAAAAGGAGTTGTTACCCAGGGACATAGAAAACTTGGTTCAAATTCTTTAGTCCTTTCCGTATCCAAGCCTCCTTTCAACTCTTCTGATCAAATGGCAGAATCATTTTCTCCATTCCTGGGATGTAAGCTGTTTTTGTGCCTAGCTTTGTCTAGCTGAAGTGACACCGCATTAGTTTCAAGCCTCTGAGAGGGCTTGTGAATCTTTCACAATCTGGAATTTTCATAGTCCCTTAGAAAGCTGTTCTGTGAACAAGCACAGGCTAGCATATTGGATAATGAGAAACATAGACACCAGACTTGAGTCTGAAGCCTCCAATCATCTAACCCACCAAGCTAATATCATACACATAGCTAACCACGCCAAGATCAGCCATGTCAGGATCAGATCAACAGAAACTAACTTCCTGACTCATGCAATACTGACCAGTGCAATAAATAGCTATTGGTTTTAACTAATatgttttggagtggtttgttatgcGATCATTAGAACCACCCATGTTCACGGCCACCAGCTGGCTCaacggttaagttctcatgttctgcttcagtggcctggggtttgctggtttggatcctgggtgctaacctatgtaccacttgccaagccatgctgtgacaggcgtcccacatataaagtagaggaagatgggcatggatgttagctcagggccagtcttcctcagcagaaagagaaggattggcagcagatgttagctcagggctagtcttcctcaaaaataaaaaagaaagaaaaaaagaaaaaaaaagaaccacgcattttcttaatttctgaaaatgttacCACAAAGACTTTCCAAGTCTTATATAACAGTTAAGCATATCTGCTATTCTTCCAGTTACAGTTACCTTTATTAAAACAATGGAATTGAGAAGTTTAGAAAATTTAACATACTGTTGATTTCATTGAGCCTTACAATACAATATTTTACTACAATGGTATTATTATATGTGTTTTAAATACAATTCATCAAAAACTGAGAGCTTCATATTGATATTATTCAATTTAGGGATAATGACCATGAaatcaatttcaataaaatttgtatatttaaatcagtttttaaaaactcctgcCATGTCTTTAAGTCTAagacaaatagataaacaaaGTAATTTTCctgtatgtgggttgctgagATGATATAAAACATCACTGCCAATGATACTCTTTATAGAtagtcttttagtttttctgtcatGGGACTCTCTCCTTCAGGAGGATGCATTTTGTGACAATACTTTCATGGTGcactaagaacaaaaagaatagatGTTAAAAATTCGTGTCATCAATCTACTATatatctgatttcaaaacatcaCTGTATTGGCTAAAATCCATGTCTAATGCCATCATTTTCCATGAAAAGAAATATGTACTATATCTCAGAGTATGACAAGAAGTCAAGCCATGGGTTTGAAGTGTCTTcattaaagaaaactacaggatTCATGAAAAACAGTGTTTCAAATTGTCCTTATGTTTTGGaagtttgctttcatttttctaattgggGCAATTCACATAGTAATATGCAAATAGTAAGAGGAATccttagttttgaaaaatgtgagaAATGGGATTGTGAGAGTGCTAGGTGGAACACAGACCTGGAAACACTCTTCAAACTCAGAAAATGATCAGATGGatcaattttaggaaaatatgTATAGGTCGTTGAGAATTTCAAAAGTGATTACCTGTAACTAATTACATCGATGGAGTTCTTGAAATGTTGGGTATATCCAAGAGCACAAACACCAGACAGTAGTTTGAACACTGTTGGTTTAGGAAGACATTATACGGTCAGAAAAGGAGCAGACCTGGGAGAGGTCCTCGAGGCAATCCCATTTAATGGTGTCTGTCATTGAATAAGGAGTATGATATCTCAGCACCCTTCAGTAGCTTTGCTTTTCCTCACAGGGTCATATGTGTGGCACAATATAAAATGCAGCATTTAGTCTCATTCTGTCAGTGATtctgtgtgtgactttgggcaagttggaTCTGACTATGCCTCAGTCACCTCACTCATAAAGTTACACAACTATACCAGGctcacttatttttataaagatgaaatttgttaatagttgtatTCAGGATAGTACCAGAATATAGGAAGTGGTcaagaaatgtgagaaattattattattttcagtaaaaGAGTTCATTATCCCCACCCCTTTCTGGTATTTGTCAGAACTCTGGTGTGGCTTCAGCCCTTATGCCCTCCAGGAAGGAGTTTTTGAGTATAAGACAGGCAAAGTTTATAAGACCTATCCATATATTTCACTAAGGCAATGCGATCCCTGGCTCACAGAGCAATGCTTGGATGTATCATATAAGGCTCTGAAATTCATCATGAACTCTGGAAGTAATCAcgttaaattataataatatgtaCCAAGTTGTGATAGTATTTTCCCCTGTTTATATCTCCTAGGAGTTATTAATTGTTTGAGTCTCAAGTTGTAGTTTTCTCGATATCATGTTGATGTCCCACAGAGATCAATGATGATTTGGAGAAGCTTAAGAAATATGGGCCCCAGAGATACCCACACAAAAACATAGAgcctaaaacattttccatcatAGCATCTTCAGAAATAGGGGAAGCAATATCTATCCCACAGTTTGGTTAGTTGGACTACACTCTGGTTTTTGGGAATGGACATGAATGACATTTTCTGGGATCTGGAtgcttgctatttttttcttatgggataatttgttatagccTTGtgtaagagaaggagaaattgtaaGTGAAGGCAGTGGTattagacacatttttaaaaatctgtatttagcTTTCTCTTAAGTAGAGAGTGTTTTAAGAAGTGCCATGTTTTGAGCActcatttatgaaaatattttccatttctatattgaaaaataagctTAATGGAAAATGAGAACAGTTTAATCTGCAGAATCAAGTATCTTGTAATAGTATTAGTGTAAGAGGGAAAAGAATGTCAAGAAATTGGAAAGAAtgcttgatttctctctccttccctctttttcctttctcacatTAACTCCTTCTATGGAATGTGGTAAAGAGAGCATGGAGATTTTCCTGATAGTCACTCTGATGCTGAGAGTGGTAGTAAGTTGTCCTCAGGACTGCTCGTGTGGGAACACAGACATGGAACCACCTCGgaagcagaaaagagaggaaCTATTTTGGCCTTGTGCAAAGCActttgaaatgtctcttcatagtaggtttctcaaccttggtccTATTGATGTGTGGGCCAGATAATATTTTGGTGTTTGCATGTGCTATTGGTGTGTGTGGGGGCTGGGGCAAGGACTGTCACATACATCATAGTGTTTAGCAGCCTCCTtagtctctacccactagatgtcagcaGGGCCCCTCCTTATCTTGACAAGCAAAAATGTGTCTAGGCAATGACAAATTTCCCACGGGAATCAAAACAACtcctggttaagaaccactgcttcaTAAGTAATCAACAACCTGAGTTTTCATCTTTAGGcttgaaaaaaggaagaagtttatactcagaaaaagataaataacttaCTTTTATTGACTGTTGAAGAGAGAAACCATATCAtcagaataattatttgttttcaaaatgggaTTTCTTAATATATACATCCTTCAACTCTTTGAAATCATttgaagaatcaggaaaatacTTGGCTGGAGTGAGTTTTCATACAGATTCTCTTTCCTCCGGGGATTACCAACTAGTGCCTCACAGTCAGGTACGTGTCTACCAACGGTCAGGAAGGAGAGAACAAATGAGAGTGTTCTCATCATCTATTGTCATTTTCTATTTGTCAAAGGCCTTGAATGTATccttcctttattaaaaaaacaatcacaCCCTCCTTCCCCATTCTACTCCATAAATCTTAAATTTTGTGAGAACTCGGGCAAGTTTCtacattgcttttttaaaaaaaattgattggaACAAAATACTTCTGTGTCatggatgttgtgaggattaagtaaacaACACAATTTATATAAACAGATACAATATTCTGCCTGTACAATCTGGCTTACTGTTTTTTAACTTGCCATTTTATCATAGCCATTTTTCAGCTCATTAAAAGTTcctcaaaatatcattttaatagttGCATACTTTTCCATAATGTATAAGTACCATAACGTGAGTTATTTTCCTCTTGTTTGAcactttatttctaagttttattttcataaacaatgctgcaatgcaGCAGCAAGCATTTgtgttaataattttatattcacaTCTTCGAGTAGTTCTACAAATAGATTTAAAGCAGGGGATTCATTTGTCAAGTAGGTCTTTATAAGGCTTCGGAGTCATAGTTACTGGAGGTTTGAACCAGGGTACCAATTCCAGGAACAATGGTTGACATTGACTTGTATAATTAACAAAATCACTATgctaattttatagaaaaaatgctAATATAGAGTATAAAAGCTGCTGTTTTCATCtaaaacatattgaaaaaataatcagCACTGGTGGCTTAACACTTAAATAAGCATATCTTAAATAAGCATATTTCTCATCATTTcagtggaaaaaagagaagggtaCTATGTATTACAAAAATTCTTTCCTGGGATCCCATTATTTCCAGTACTGATTAAAGGGAAATAGAGATTTTAGTTTCAAAAAATAATATGGCTAATTAGATAATTAATGACTCAGTTTCAAGCTCTTAATTGTATAGGACTAGTTTAAGGAATTGTATAGGCTTTTATGGATGTGAATGCTTTTGTGTGATCTGTGATTTTAACTGTGAGCTCTATGCATTTGTATGCTACAATGCCTGAACTTTTCCTAAACTTCACAAAAGCAACTtactatttctttgctgaaaaaaTTAACTATCCTACTTATTCTAATGTCTTTTTTAGGAGACAGTCAAAATGGAATTTGGGATCATACAATGGAGAATAACTACTAATATTGTTCTCCCATCTCAATAAAGTGGGGACATGGCCAAGGAGAACTGCACCACTGTGGCAGAGTTCATTCTCCTTGGATTAGCAGAGGTCCCTGAATTGAGAGTCTTCTTCTTCCTGCTGTTTCTTCTCATCTATGGAGTCACAGTTTTGGGCAACTTGGGCATGATTGCACTGATTCAGGTCAGCTCTCGacttcacacccccatgtactttttcctcagtcACTTGTCCTTTGTGGATTTCTGTTACTCCACAATCATTCTGCCAAAGATGCTAGCTAATATCTTAAATGAAGACAAAGCCATTTCCTTCCTGGCGTGTGCTGTGCAATTCTACTTGTTTTGCACATGTGTGGTAACTGAGGTCATCCTGCTGtctgtgatggcctatgaccgttTTGTGGCCATCTGTAACCCACTGCTGTACATCGTCACCATGTCCAACAATCTTTGTGTGGAGCTGGTGTCCTGCTGCTACCTCTGGGGGACTGTGTGTTCACTGATTCACTTGTGTTTAGCTGTTGAGATCCCATCCTATAGGTCAAATGTGATTAACCACTTCTTTTGCGATCTGCCCCCTCTCTTATTTCTTGCTTGTTCTGATGTCACTATGAGTGAACTGTTGCTATACATTGTGGCCAATTTCAATGAAATCATCACCATCATGATCATTCTcacctcttatttctttattcttatcaCAATCCTGAGGATGCGCTCTGCAGAGGGAAGATGCAAAGCCTTttccacctgtgcctcccacctcacAGCCATCCTTCT
Protein-coding regions in this window:
- the LOC123277808 gene encoding olfactory receptor 5L1-like, with translation MAKENCTTVAEFILLGLAEVPELRVFFFLLFLLIYGVTVLGNLGMIALIQVSSRLHTPMYFFLSHLSFVDFCYSTIILPKMLANILNEDKAISFLACAVQFYLFCTCVVTEVILLSVMAYDRFVAICNPLLYIVTMSNNLCVELVSCCYLWGTVCSLIHLCLAVEIPSYRSNVINHFFCDLPPLLFLACSDVTMSELLLYIVANFNEIITIMIILTSYFFILITILRMRSAEGRCKAFSTCASHLTAILLFHGTILFIYCRPSSGNSMDTDKVATVFYTVVIPMLNPLIYSLRNKDVQEALRKVVGSKIFS